CCAAGGGCTGAACCATTGCTTGGGTGGGGATCGGCGACTGGAGGCCTCTGCGGCGGGACTTGTTCCACGCCCCTGGCTTCCTCTGGGGTCGCAAGCCCAGGTTCCTCTTATGAGGCGCAGAACCCGGCTGGACCCAGGGCGGGGCGCATGGTCCCGTAGGATTCGAGTGACGGAGGCAGGGCCCGGTTCCTTCCCCCCGGGCTGTTGCCACACTTCCTGCCGCGGCGCTCTTTCCCCAGCCTGTTTCTAAGGAAGGAGTGGGGTTGGGCGACCGCGCCCCGGCCGTCGGGCTGGGTCTAGGCACCAGGAGCCGACACTGTGTCGGTCAAGCCCAGGGTCACTGGGGGAAGTCTTTGGGGTGTGCACCTAGAGGTCACCCACAAGAGGGGACCCCGATCGTGGAAGATGCAGCAGTCCAGGTCCCCAGGATCCTCAAAAGACCCCTCCTCTCATGTCTCAACCGGAGACCCTCTGTCAGTACTATCTCAGCACTGAAGGGGGGCCCCGACCCTTCTAATTCTCCTCCGTCGGGGCTTCGCAGATGACCCCCAGTGACCTCCAACCTCTGACAGTGTCCTAATCTTCTACCCCACATATTTTCCTTGACTCCGTGTACCCCAGGACCCTCACTCACTTCTTCCATATCTAGGACCCCCAATTCCTTCCCCTTCCAACTTGTGGGGGACTCTCAGTCTCTCCCATGGACTCCAGGACGCCTACTCATTTTCTGCATAATGGGTCTCCAGCAGCTCCCGTGTACACTTTTGATCGCTCCCCCTCCTCACTTTTTCTGGGTTCAGTTCCTCCCGTGAAAATTCCAGTCCCTCAACTCTTTTGTACGCTGGACCCCCACTCAATTTCTGAGTCAGGCGTCTCCTTACCACTCCCCCACCTACCCTGCTTAACCCTCCTGTCTCTCCTTTGGGGGGTCTCTCAGTGTATTCTCAGCCCCCCAGCCCCTCTGGAAGACTCCAGATCCCTCAGGCCTTTCCGTGTGCAGCTCGGGACCACCCCcctacccccaacacacacacacacttgctctGTACCACTTCCTCGTATCCCTCATCGCGTACTCCAGGGGAGCCATCGCCCTCCCTGAAGCCTCTCCCCGTGTACCTCTGACCGCCCCAGCGACCCCTTCCTCGCGCACCAGGGTCCTCTGAGCCCCTCCCCCTGCAGTCGCTCCGAGCCACCCAGCCCGTGGCCGCTGTTTACAAGGACACGCGCTTCCTGACAATGACGCGAGccgcctcctccccttccccacgcTCCAGGAGGGGGGCGCGGGGGCCCGGCTCGGGCGACCGCCAATCGGAGCGCACTTCCGCAGCTGACAATCGCCGTATAAAGGCGTGTGGCTCCGGCTGAGCGGCCGGGACCTTGAGCGTGTCCAGGCCAGCTTCGGAGCCAACGGGGAGCGGGGAGCAAGGGGGACGCAACACGAAGAAAGCGAGTGCGCCAGAGCGGGGCAGAGGGGCTAGAGAAGCCGCACAGAGCTTCCGTGCACAGCCGCCTGTTGGTCTCTCTCGGCCCATACAGGCCCCCGGGAACGCGCGTCCAGACACCTGGTCCAGCCATCTCCGCGGACTGCGCGGAGCGCAGCGAGGCCCGGGGCGGCCCCGCAGGGACCCTCAGACCGACCGGGCCGCCCGGATGTGCACTAAAATGGAACAGCCCTTCTACCACGACGACTCATACGCAGCGGCCGGATACGGCCGGACCCCGGGCGGCCTCTCTCTACACGACTACAAACTCCTGAAACCCAGCCTGGCGCTCAACCTGGCCGACCCCTACCGAAATCTTAAAGCACCCGGAGCGCGGGGCCCCGGCCCAGAGGGCAGCAGTGGCGGCAGCTACTTTTCCAGCCAGGGCTCGGACACCGGCGCGTCGCTCAAGCTCGCCTCATCGGAGCTGGAGCGCCTGATCGTCCCCAACAGCAACGGCGTGATCACGACGACGCCCACGCCCCCGGGACAGTACTTTTACCCCCGCGGGGGTGGCAGTGGTGGAGGTGCGGGGGGCGCAGGGGGCGGCGTCACCGAGGAGCAGGAAGGCTTCGCCGACGGCTTTGTAAAAGCCCTGGACGACCTGCACAAGATGAACCACGTGACGCCCCCCAACGTGTCCCTGGGCGCCAGCGGGGGGCCCCCGGCCGGGCCCGGGGGCGTATATGCCGGCCCGGAGCCGCCTCCCGTCTACACCAACCTCAACAGCTATTCTCCAGCCTCTGCGACCTCCGGAGGAGCCGGGGCCACCGTCGGGACTGGGAGCTCGTACCCGACGGCCACCATCAGCTACCTCCCACACGCGCCGCCCTTCGCCGGCGGTCACCCAGCGCAGCTGGGCCTGGGCCGCGGCGCCTCCACCTTCAAGGAGGAACCGCAGACCGTGCCTGAGGCGCGCAGCCGCGACGCCACGCCGCCGGTGTCCCCCATCAACATGGAAGACCAGGAGCGCATCAAAGTAGAGCGCAAGCGGCTGCGGAACCGGCTGGCGGCCACCAAGTGCCGGAAGCGGAAGCTGGAGCGCATCGCGCGCCTGGAGGACAAGGTGAAGACACTCAAGGCCGAGAACGCGGGGCTGTCCAGCACTGCCGGCCTCCTCCGCGAGCAGGTGGCCCAGCTCAAACAGAAGGTCATGACCCACGTCAGCAACGGCTGCCAGCTACTGCTTGGGGTCAAGGGACACGCCTTCTGAGTGCCCTCCTATCCCCCGTACGGACATTTTCCCAACCTGGACGGCTGGGCGCACGCCTCCCATGGGGCGAGGGGGCAGGCGGTGGGCACCGGCCCCGGGGCCTGGGGGCGCCACAAACCACACTGGACTCCTGCCCGCCCGCTCTGCGGCCAGTCCTTCCACCTCAACGTTTACAAGCCCCCCttccacgttttttttttttttgtattttttttctgctgaACTCAATTCATATTGAATataatatatttgtgtatttaacagggaggggaggagggggcgatTGCGGCGGAGCTGGCCCCGCCGACCGGTACTCAAGCCCTCGGAGATACTGGGGAGGggacccccgccccctgccctccccccctcTGCACCGTACTGTGGGGAAGAAACGCGCAGTCGGTAtctaaagaatttattttaagatgtgtttgtgtgtgtatgtgtgttcttactttttattgaatctatttaagtaaaaaaaaaaaaaggttctttattaatttctgttgtctttttttccaAGCCGGGCGGGCGGAGGGAGGAGAGTACTGGGATGCCCCCACCCCACTGCGGTTTGTGGCTTGCTCCTGTAACTGTGTCAATCTCGCCAGCTTTGTTCAGACATCTTGCGTCCCCAGCCTGGGTGTCTAACCCTTCTTGCGTCCCCCGATCTCCCGGGTTGGAAGGTGCAGGGCGGGGACCAGGTCCCGCAACTCCCCAGCACCGGGGGACAGGATGCCTGGGGCGAAACGCGCAGTGCGCAGGCGCGGCCCCGCCCAGCCGCGCGCGCCGGGGCTTTCCCCGCTGACGCTACGGAAGCGCGGTCCAAACATGGGCTGATTCTGCCCAGTGACGCGACGGCGGTCTCTGGGCAGATTCCGGGAATCCCCTCCCCCGCTCTGCCGGGCAGGACCGCGGCGCCGGGAAAGGGGCCGGGATTTTCCCAGGCTGGCGGCTACCGAGGCCCGGAAAGCCCCAGGCCTGGGTCCAGAGCGTCCGCGGTGGGCGGGCCGCACTCCAGAACCCCGGGAGCCACCCCAGAGTCTCCCCCATCGGGCTGGTGCCTGGGTCCTGCCGAGCCCACGCCAGCTTCGTCTGACCTGACCCGGGAGGGGGGATGCAGTTGCCTGCGCGTCGTTGCCGCCGcgatcccctccccacccccgccaggaAGGGCGGTGCCCGCCTGCCAGTTTCCCCTCCCGGGTGCCAGGCCGGGAGCGGGGCGACTGCCAGGTCTGGTCCTGCCGGGGCGGCTGCCCGGGCCGCCGGGCGCCGCCGCCCTCTCATGGGGCTGCCTCCCCCGCAGCTGTGACGGGTGCGAGGGCGGCTGGTGAGCCCCGATGGGGATCTGGCTGGCTTCGGAGCTGGCAAGCCACAGGGGCGAGGTAGGGTAGAACAGAcgcttcattaattcatttataaagTACTGAACGACCTGGCCCTGGAGTCACAGACTGGACCAGGGccgacagacaataaacaagcaaACGTGATTCGGAGATGGTGGTAAgtgctaggaagaaaaaaaaatggtcaaagtggtagtgatggggctggggaggtTAGCTGCTTTGGAGAATGGATTGGGAACATGGAACTTTAATGAGGCGATTTTTCAGCAGCTTTGATGCTGAGCCCTGAGAAGATCCTGAGTAACAGCgttctggcagagggaacagcacatgcaaagctCCTGTGGCCAGAACAAGATCAGCCTGTTAAAGAACAGCAAGAAGGCCGTGTGCTGCAATGGAATGAACCAGGAGTGGGGAGATGAGGTCAGGGAAGACCACGAAGGGCCTTGGGGAGGAGTGTAGATAAAATCCCAAGGCTGAGATGGGTGACCTTGGAGGGCATTAGGCTGGATAGCAATATTAATAATGGGTCTATGGATTAAATGAGCTTGTCAGTCCTGTTCTGTGGAAGGAAATGGGGGCTCAGAGTGGCAAAGCCACTTGCCTGAACATGCACAGCATCAAACTGAGCTCCTTCAAACACTGTCTTGCTCCTAACACCTGCCTCCCAACCTAACCCTCATCCTTCCACTTCAGGGGCAGAGGCACAGCCCCTCCAACTTGGGGTGGTGTAGAACTTGCAGCAGGGACTGTGCCTCTACCTCAAGCTCCCTCTCTTGGTTCTATGCTCAGGATTGGGTCCCCACCTTCTTCCAGCCCCAGGAACTTGGTCCTAATAACCATTAACAGAGCGCTGAGTTTCACGTACTTCATCTCTTTTAACGTGAAATGGTGAAATGTAGgtttgtctttattcccattttgttgtTGAAGAGACGCAGGGAAGATCACAGCTCTTAAACggcatttgaacccaggctggcTGTTGTTTAGGTGTGGGCGCTGCCCTGCATGGCCAGGTTTCAGGTTGTAAGGCAGCCTGGGACTTGCTCCCTGCAAGGGGCAAACAGCACCATCGCCCCCGGCCCCTCCACCCGTCTTCAGGccaaggagaaagagggaggagagtaAGCAGTGAGCATGATGCAaggctgccaccttgtggtggAGATCAGTAACTACAATGTCAGTTCCCAGGCCACAGCctggagaagggggtggggggtggtaccATACCAGGACAAATCACACCAACACACTTACATCTGTCCCTAATACTTTATTAGTCACCTCTAGGCCTGTTCTCAGCTATGTGGGCTCCAAGGAGGGGGTCACCATTCACCAGCTCTCAGCTGGTAGCTTGAGAAAGCCTTGGCCTAGCCCTCTGGGGTCATGGACTGTAGAGTCTGAAGGGGCCTTTCCTGGGTCAGTATGGGGCACCCAGGTAGGGGCACAGATGGGGGCCAAGAGCCCAAGCTTGCCACCCCTTTGCCAGCCTAGTTGTGTTTGGAGAAATATTCCTTGCTGTCGTCCACATTGGGCTTGATTGTGTCACTGCCTGGCATCCAGCCAGCGGGACAGACTGTGGAAAAACAGGGGTGCACATATGAGGCTAGAGTGCCATATCCAAGGTAGAGCAGTAGTGAGGGGACAAAAAGAGGCAAAGCAAGAGCATGAGTTGCAGGAGAAAAAGCGTGGAGCCAAGTGGTCTAGGACTAAGACCATGCTACATGGTAAGAGAAGCTCTCCAAGCCCAGCTGCAGGAttttctgacattttattttatttatttatttatttttggccacaccatatggcatgcgggatcttagttccccgactagggactgaacccgtgccccctgcagtagaagcgcagagtcccaaccaatggaccaccagggaagtccctattttattttatttatttttttggccgcgccgtgtggcttgtgggatcttagtttccctgaccaggggaaaCTCGAGTCGTCGGCAGTAAAAGTCCAAGAGTCCtgaccaccggaccgccagggaattccctggctgacattttaatttttttctggctcCTTTAATCGCATCTTTCTctcttagccccagccccaatgGACTTTGAGGGCCTGTGGTCAGGCTGTGGCCTTCACATGAGAAGATACTCTGATCCAACTAACATTAAAGCCTGCCTTGGTACAGGCCTTCTCAAATACCTTCTATAGATTTGTTAcctccccagctccccacacTTATATTGGGGTATCTCTCCCACCAGACTAGAAACTTCCTGCAGACAAGGCCCTGAGTTAAATCTTCTTTGGGGCCCTCACATCCACCCCACACAAGCGACAGAGCGGGCAGTGAATGTATGTGTGCATGACAGAGGGGCTGCCCGTGTACCCATGTGTGAACACATGTGAATGTGGGTT
This window of the Mesoplodon densirostris isolate mMesDen1 chromosome 3, mMesDen1 primary haplotype, whole genome shotgun sequence genome carries:
- the JUNB gene encoding transcription factor JunB — protein: MCTKMEQPFYHDDSYAAAGYGRTPGGLSLHDYKLLKPSLALNLADPYRNLKAPGARGPGPEGSSGGSYFSSQGSDTGASLKLASSELERLIVPNSNGVITTTPTPPGQYFYPRGGGSGGGAGGAGGGVTEEQEGFADGFVKALDDLHKMNHVTPPNVSLGASGGPPAGPGGVYAGPEPPPVYTNLNSYSPASATSGGAGATVGTGSSYPTATISYLPHAPPFAGGHPAQLGLGRGASTFKEEPQTVPEARSRDATPPVSPINMEDQERIKVERKRLRNRLAATKCRKRKLERIARLEDKVKTLKAENAGLSSTAGLLREQVAQLKQKVMTHVSNGCQLLLGVKGHAF